The following proteins come from a genomic window of Streptomyces liliiviolaceus:
- a CDS encoding serine protease, whose product MRRTFARALALAATAAVIPLASPAPATAGVVIGGYPVDIAEAPWMVALSSRDRFGGTRAGQFCGGVAIGRETVLTAAHCLGEEVLGAPPRKVRDLRIVAGRGDLRADGGKEIAVRDIWINPRHDAYTNAGDFAVLTLSEPLDAGSVIRPAGAGDAAYKPGTGAVVYGWGDTTGNGDYASSLRASHVRVLSDAVCEEAYPGSADGTYLAGSMLCAGETGGGRDACQGDSGGPLVAQGRLIGLVSWGSGCGRVGSPGVYTRASGVATALGAGR is encoded by the coding sequence ATGCGTCGTACCTTCGCCCGTGCACTGGCCCTCGCGGCCACGGCGGCCGTGATACCGCTGGCATCCCCGGCCCCCGCGACGGCCGGCGTCGTCATCGGCGGCTACCCGGTGGACATCGCCGAGGCCCCTTGGATGGTGGCGCTGTCCAGCCGTGACCGGTTCGGGGGAACACGCGCGGGACAGTTCTGCGGGGGAGTGGCGATCGGGCGGGAGACCGTGCTGACGGCCGCCCACTGCCTGGGCGAGGAAGTACTGGGCGCTCCCCCTCGCAAGGTCCGGGATCTGCGGATCGTCGCGGGTCGCGGAGACCTGAGAGCGGACGGGGGCAAGGAGATCGCCGTGCGCGACATCTGGATCAATCCGCGGCACGACGCCTACACGAACGCCGGGGACTTCGCCGTACTCACCCTCTCGGAGCCGCTCGACGCCGGTTCGGTCATTCGGCCGGCGGGCGCCGGAGACGCCGCGTACAAGCCCGGTACGGGTGCTGTGGTGTACGGCTGGGGCGATACGACGGGGAACGGAGACTATGCGAGTTCCCTGCGGGCCTCGCACGTCCGGGTGCTGTCCGACGCCGTCTGCGAGGAGGCCTATCCGGGCAGCGCCGACGGCACGTACCTCGCCGGCTCCATGCTCTGTGCGGGAGAGACGGGCGGTGGCCGAGACGCCTGTCAGGGGGACAGCGGTGGCCCTCTGGTCGCTCAGGGGCGGCTGATCGGCCTTGTGTCGTGGGGAAGCGGCTGTGGGCGGGTCGGGAGCCCTGGAGTCTATACGCGGGCCTCAGGGGTCGCCACAGCGCTCGGAGCGGGCCGCTGA
- a CDS encoding RNA polymerase sigma factor, with translation MSASTSRTLPPEIAESVSVMALIERGKAEGQIAGDDVRRAFEADQIPATQWKNVLRSLNQILEEEGVTLMVSAAEPKRTRKSVAAKSPAKRTATKTVAAKTATVKKATATATPVMPEVDDPTEDATAKKAAAKKTTAKKAVAKKTVAKKTAAKKTTAKNADAEQGDDEATEETPGTAKAGEEPTEDGAQGFVLSDEDEDDAPAQQVAAAGATADPVKDYLKQIGKVPLLNAEQEVELAKRIEAGLFAEDKLANADKLAPKLKRELEIIAEDGRRAKNHLLEANLRLVVSLAKRYTGRGMLFLDLIQEGNLGLIRAVEKFDYTKGYKFSTYATWWIRQAITRAMADQARTIRIPVHMVEVINKLARVQRQMLQDLGREPTPEELAKELDMTPEKVIEVQKYGREPISLHTPLGEDGDSEFGDLIEDSEAVVPADAVSFTLLQEQLHSVLDTLSEREAGVVSMRFGLTDGQPKTLDEIGKVYGVTRERIRQIESKTMSKLRHPSRSQVLRDYLD, from the coding sequence GTGTCGGCCAGCACATCCCGTACGCTCCCGCCGGAGATCGCCGAGTCCGTCTCTGTCATGGCGCTCATTGAGCGGGGAAAGGCTGAGGGGCAGATCGCCGGCGATGACGTGCGTCGGGCCTTCGAAGCTGACCAGATTCCGGCCACTCAGTGGAAGAACGTACTGCGCAGCCTCAACCAGATCCTCGAGGAAGAGGGTGTGACGCTGATGGTCAGTGCCGCGGAGCCGAAGCGCACCCGGAAGAGCGTCGCAGCGAAGAGTCCAGCCAAGCGCACCGCCACCAAGACCGTCGCGGCGAAGACGGCGACGGTCAAGAAGGCCACCGCCACCGCCACGCCGGTGATGCCCGAGGTCGACGATCCCACCGAGGACGCGACCGCCAAGAAGGCCGCGGCCAAGAAGACGACCGCCAAGAAGGCGGTCGCGAAGAAGACCGTCGCCAAGAAGACGGCGGCGAAGAAGACCACCGCCAAGAACGCCGACGCCGAGCAGGGCGACGACGAGGCGACCGAGGAGACTCCGGGTACGGCCAAGGCCGGCGAGGAGCCCACCGAGGACGGCGCCCAGGGCTTCGTGCTGTCCGACGAGGACGAGGACGACGCGCCCGCGCAGCAGGTCGCCGCGGCCGGTGCCACCGCCGACCCCGTCAAGGACTACCTCAAGCAGATCGGCAAGGTCCCGCTGCTCAACGCCGAGCAGGAGGTCGAGCTCGCCAAGCGCATCGAGGCCGGTCTGTTCGCCGAGGATAAGCTGGCCAACGCCGACAAGCTCGCGCCGAAGCTCAAGCGCGAGCTGGAGATCATCGCCGAGGACGGTCGCCGCGCCAAGAACCACCTCCTGGAGGCCAACCTCCGTCTGGTGGTCTCCCTGGCCAAGCGTTACACCGGCCGCGGCATGCTCTTCCTGGACCTCATCCAGGAGGGCAACCTCGGTCTCATCCGCGCGGTGGAGAAGTTCGACTACACCAAGGGCTACAAGTTCTCGACGTACGCCACGTGGTGGATCCGTCAGGCGATCACCCGCGCCATGGCCGACCAGGCCCGCACCATCCGTATCCCGGTGCACATGGTCGAGGTCATCAACAAGCTCGCGCGCGTGCAGCGCCAGATGCTTCAGGACCTGGGCCGCGAGCCCACTCCGGAGGAACTGGCCAAGGAACTCGACATGACCCCCGAGAAGGTCATCGAGGTCCAGAAGTACGGTCGTGAGCCGATCTCCCTCCACACCCCCCTGGGTGAGGATGGCGACAGCGAGTTCGGTGACCTCATCGAGGACTCCGAGGCGGTCGTCCCGGCCGACGCGGTCAGCTTCACGCTCCTCCAGGAGCAGCTGCACTCCGTCCTGGACACCCTGTCCGAGCGCGAGGCGGGCGTCGTCTCGATGCGCTTCGGTCTCACCGACGGTCAGCCGAAGACCCTCGACGAGATCGGCAAGGTGTACGGCGTGACGCGCGAGCGCATCCGCCAGATCGAGTCCAAGACGATGTCGAAGCTGCGTCACCCGTCGCGCTCGCAGGTACTGCGCGACTACCTGGACTAG
- a CDS encoding FadR/GntR family transcriptional regulator: MTTLAHAMMTAARSADSGLTGPGELDRYPYAEGPGADRVSNSVWDATDPDLGRMGRRAAGSRGRGLHGQLVQQLGQMIVSGDLGADRPLVPEEIGQRFEVSRTVVRESLRVLEAKGLVSARPNVGTRVRPVSDWNLLDPDIIEWRAFGPQRDDQRRELSELRWTIEPLAARLAAGHGRPEVQQRLTDMVEIMGHAMGQGDALTFSRADAEFHSLLIQVAGNRMLEHLSGIVSAALQVSGGPIAGCDRPNEASLSHHARIADALAAGDASGAETAMRQLLTVHPEVERVVPAPREH; the protein is encoded by the coding sequence GTGACTACCCTTGCGCACGCCATGATGACCGCCGCCCGTTCCGCAGACTCCGGCCTCACCGGTCCGGGCGAACTCGACCGCTACCCCTATGCGGAGGGCCCCGGCGCGGACCGCGTCAGCAACTCTGTGTGGGATGCCACGGACCCGGACCTGGGCCGCATGGGCCGACGTGCCGCCGGAAGTCGCGGCCGCGGCCTGCATGGCCAACTGGTTCAGCAGCTCGGTCAGATGATCGTCTCCGGTGACCTGGGCGCCGACCGCCCGCTCGTCCCCGAGGAGATCGGCCAGCGATTCGAGGTCTCCCGCACCGTCGTCCGCGAGTCCCTGCGTGTCCTTGAGGCGAAGGGCCTGGTCAGTGCCCGCCCCAATGTCGGCACGCGTGTACGTCCGGTCAGCGACTGGAACCTCCTGGACCCGGACATCATCGAGTGGCGCGCCTTCGGCCCGCAGCGCGACGACCAGCGTCGGGAGCTGAGCGAGCTGCGCTGGACGATCGAACCGCTGGCCGCCCGCCTCGCCGCCGGGCACGGCCGGCCGGAGGTCCAGCAGCGGCTCACCGACATGGTCGAGATCATGGGCCACGCGATGGGGCAGGGCGACGCGCTCACCTTCTCGCGGGCCGACGCGGAGTTCCACTCGCTGCTCATCCAGGTCGCGGGCAACCGCATGCTGGAGCACCTCTCCGGGATCGTGTCGGCCGCGCTCCAGGTGTCCGGCGGCCCGATCGCGGGCTGCGACCGGCCGAACGAGGCCTCCCTCTCGCACCATGCCCGTATCGCCGACGCTCTCGCGGCGGGCGACGCCTCGGGTGCCGAGACGGCCATGCGGCAGCTGCTCACCGTCCACCCCGAGGTGGAGCGCGTCGTGCCCGCGCCGCGCGAGCACTGA
- a CDS encoding ABC transporter ATP-binding protein, with the protein MIQAIGLTSNARKELPPAVDDVSFEASPGRVTALLGAPGAGKTTALRLMLELQQGRGITYFRGRPLHRIAHPSREVGVLLGEVPGRPARTVRGQLRMLCAAAGVPAHRADDVLEVVGLVSLRDERLGTLSRGMDRRLGLACALLSDPHTLVLDGATDGLSAGEGRWLHGVLRAHAGAGGTVLYATDDPREAARTADRVVTLEKGRLVADQEAADFARTRLRPRVAVRSPHAARLGALLVKEARTARCSVEVVQEDGNRLSVYGSTCADIGESAYRHGILVHQLADEVGDMGPEPAPEAEAGPREGEADVEVSAGGAEVQGARGLSPLPPPITVRQGAGPLRPLRYELRRAAGVGTGWLTAAAVFAVSALIAVLLARAGHTPQSRLLAAWPRDFPLPPAALGAGLLGAFAFGDEFRHPALATDRGTVPRRLGLLAAKLVVAAATALTLALGVVGLNAELLYLVYGRELTGVPPDWIPLGASWIGLVIGCAWAGVLAAGIFRSTTAGLAAVLAVPILVVPIVQKVLEGPSVRTAAGLSTRLRELVLVRWPFGGEHYLVAAAEVIAQPVAGALMLSLTALLCAYLLTTLRSRVR; encoded by the coding sequence GTGATCCAGGCCATCGGACTGACCAGCAACGCCCGCAAGGAGCTTCCCCCCGCTGTCGACGACGTCTCCTTCGAGGCGTCCCCCGGCCGTGTCACGGCGCTCCTCGGAGCCCCGGGCGCAGGCAAGACGACCGCCCTCAGGCTCATGCTCGAACTGCAACAGGGCCGCGGAATCACCTACTTCAGAGGTCGCCCGCTGCACCGCATCGCCCATCCCTCGCGTGAAGTGGGTGTTCTCCTCGGCGAGGTTCCCGGCCGCCCGGCACGTACGGTCCGAGGTCAACTCCGCATGCTGTGCGCCGCGGCGGGCGTACCGGCACACCGCGCCGACGACGTCCTGGAGGTGGTGGGCCTCGTCAGCCTGCGCGACGAACGTCTGGGAACTCTCTCGCGAGGCATGGACCGCCGCCTGGGCCTTGCCTGCGCTCTGCTCTCCGATCCGCACACCCTCGTGCTCGACGGCGCCACCGACGGACTCTCCGCTGGCGAAGGCCGCTGGCTGCACGGGGTGCTGCGCGCCCACGCCGGTGCGGGCGGCACCGTGCTGTACGCCACGGACGACCCCAGGGAGGCGGCGCGGACCGCCGACCGGGTCGTCACGCTGGAGAAGGGCAGGCTCGTCGCCGACCAGGAGGCCGCGGACTTCGCGCGCACCCGGCTCCGGCCCCGAGTCGCCGTCCGGAGCCCGCACGCCGCCCGGCTCGGTGCTCTGCTGGTCAAGGAGGCCCGCACCGCCCGGTGCTCCGTGGAAGTCGTGCAGGAGGACGGCAACCGCCTCTCCGTGTACGGCAGCACCTGCGCCGACATCGGCGAGTCCGCCTACCGCCACGGCATCCTCGTACACCAACTCGCGGACGAGGTCGGTGACATGGGGCCGGAGCCCGCGCCGGAAGCGGAGGCGGGTCCTCGCGAGGGTGAGGCTGACGTCGAGGTGTCGGCCGGGGGTGCGGAGGTGCAGGGCGCGCGTGGATTGTCGCCCCTTCCGCCGCCCATCACCGTCCGCCAAGGCGCCGGCCCTCTGCGTCCGCTGCGCTACGAGTTGCGCCGCGCGGCAGGGGTCGGCACGGGCTGGCTCACCGCGGCCGCCGTGTTCGCCGTCTCCGCCCTCATCGCCGTACTCCTGGCCAGGGCGGGGCACACGCCGCAGTCGCGGCTGCTCGCCGCGTGGCCGCGGGACTTTCCGCTGCCGCCCGCGGCGCTCGGTGCGGGGCTGCTCGGCGCCTTCGCTTTCGGCGACGAGTTCCGTCACCCCGCCCTGGCCACCGACCGCGGTACCGTCCCCCGCCGTCTGGGGCTGCTCGCCGCCAAACTCGTCGTCGCGGCGGCCACCGCGCTGACGCTCGCTCTCGGCGTAGTGGGCTTGAACGCCGAACTGCTCTACCTCGTCTACGGACGGGAGCTGACCGGAGTTCCGCCGGACTGGATCCCTTTGGGTGCCAGTTGGATCGGTCTGGTGATCGGCTGCGCCTGGGCGGGGGTTCTGGCGGCAGGGATCTTCCGGTCCACCACCGCCGGTCTCGCGGCGGTTCTCGCCGTGCCGATCCTGGTCGTACCGATCGTGCAGAAGGTTCTGGAGGGGCCGTCGGTACGGACGGCTGCCGGTCTCTCGACCCGGCTGCGTGAGCTCGTACTGGTGCGGTGGCCGTTCGGGGGCGAGCACTATCTGGTCGCCGCGGCAGAGGTGATCGCCCAACCCGTCGCAGGCGCACTGATGTTGTCACTCACTGCTCTGCTCTGCGCATATCTGCTCACGACCCTGCGGAGCCGGGTCCGATGA
- a CDS encoding NUDIX hydrolase produces the protein MPYDPSAFAPFAVTVDLVVLTVRRHALCALAIRRGEPPFQGRWALPGGFVRPDEDLSQAAARELKEETGLCAHAPDAPAQVNGAHLEQLATYGDPKRDPRMRVVSVAHLALAPDLPAPRAGGDANSARWAPVEDLLQQGGYGRDGEQAAPLAFDHAQILSDGVERARSKIEYSSLATAFCPPEFTVGELRRVYEAVWGVALDPRNFHRKVTGTPGFLVPTGGTTTRQGGRPAQLFRAGGATLLNPPMLRPEV, from the coding sequence ATGCCCTACGACCCGTCAGCTTTCGCGCCGTTCGCCGTCACCGTCGACCTGGTCGTGCTGACCGTGCGTCGTCACGCCCTGTGCGCGCTGGCGATCCGCAGGGGTGAGCCGCCCTTCCAGGGGCGGTGGGCGCTGCCCGGCGGTTTCGTGCGGCCCGACGAGGACCTGTCGCAGGCCGCGGCGCGGGAACTGAAGGAGGAGACCGGGCTGTGCGCGCACGCCCCGGACGCCCCCGCACAGGTGAACGGGGCTCATCTGGAACAGCTCGCGACCTACGGCGACCCCAAGCGCGACCCGCGCATGAGGGTCGTCAGTGTCGCCCATCTCGCCCTCGCGCCCGACCTGCCCGCACCCAGAGCCGGCGGAGACGCGAACAGCGCGCGCTGGGCTCCTGTCGAGGACCTGCTTCAGCAGGGAGGCTACGGACGTGACGGGGAACAGGCCGCGCCCCTCGCCTTCGATCACGCCCAGATCCTGTCGGACGGTGTGGAGCGTGCCCGTTCCAAGATCGAGTACTCGTCGCTGGCCACGGCCTTCTGCCCGCCCGAGTTCACGGTCGGTGAGCTGCGCCGGGTGTACGAGGCGGTCTGGGGGGTGGCGCTCGATCCGCGCAACTTCCATCGCAAGGTGACCGGTACACCGGGATTCCTCGTCCCCACGGGCGGGACGACGACCCGGCAGGGCGGGCGCCCCGCCCAGCTCTTCCGGGCGGGTGGCGCCACCCTGCTCAACCCGCCGATGCTCCGCCCCGAAGTCTGA
- a CDS encoding glycogen debranching N-terminal domain-containing protein — protein MTLPPAHAALICVALPGLAISTEQGQLTGHGLEGFYRSGRRVLSRCRLRVAGREPLAVQARMIAPDQARFVAVLSLSADGGPDPDVLVDRVRYADGTERITLRSAADRPLRLPVEVALGTDLAELGAVAAGRAGPDLPASVHDSGMRWSCATGDSVVTADPPPSDALASAGLLRWEFELPPGGARSVELRVRPAGTGPIRAVARGATSPLAPARAASDDPRAEALLRTSIEDLQALLLRDPAQPSDTHLAAGAPWRCGMAPAEALAAARMTLPLGTRLAAGTLRTLARTQLVGAGPRSGLIPGPRRQVGAQLPPSCTGQEATLLFPVVLAEARRWGLSETETEELLPAAERCLQWLRTAGGDGTYLADPHPGGPWRCETQAHAHRAALLGADLLDAYGRAGGVGLRQWAGEMRTAFREDFWIEERGGGRPAAARLPGGRILPHLGSGGVHLLDTGLLGAGAPAPGLLDKVQTEQLARLLGGPAMDSGWGLRSLGAKEPGYNPFGHRSGSVRVHETALAVAGLAAAGYEKEASALLLGVLAAAETFGHRLPEMYAGEQRTEGGSPVPHPTACRPAATAAAAGVLLLTTLAGIRPDAPARTVTLRPVRGAPLGEIGLTGLRVAGAPFSVRVSRLGLAMVEEAAEGLQLGA, from the coding sequence ATGACTCTGCCGCCCGCCCACGCCGCACTCATCTGTGTCGCCCTGCCGGGACTCGCGATCTCCACGGAGCAGGGGCAGCTGACGGGCCACGGGCTGGAGGGCTTCTACCGGTCGGGTCGGCGGGTGCTCTCCCGGTGCCGGCTGCGGGTGGCGGGCCGGGAACCGCTCGCGGTCCAGGCCCGGATGATCGCGCCCGACCAGGCGCGATTCGTGGCGGTCCTGAGCCTCTCCGCCGACGGTGGGCCCGACCCCGACGTCCTGGTCGACCGCGTGAGATACGCGGACGGCACGGAGCGGATCACCTTGCGCAGCGCGGCCGACCGACCACTGCGCCTCCCCGTCGAGGTGGCGCTCGGCACGGACCTGGCCGAACTGGGCGCGGTCGCGGCGGGGAGAGCCGGCCCCGATCTGCCGGCCAGTGTCCATGACTCGGGTATGCGGTGGTCGTGTGCCACCGGGGACTCCGTCGTCACGGCCGACCCGCCGCCTTCGGACGCGCTGGCCTCCGCAGGTTTGCTGCGCTGGGAGTTCGAACTGCCTCCCGGCGGTGCCCGAAGCGTGGAGCTGAGGGTACGTCCGGCAGGGACGGGGCCCATCCGGGCCGTCGCGCGCGGTGCCACAAGCCCCCTCGCCCCGGCACGGGCCGCAAGTGACGATCCGAGGGCCGAGGCACTTCTGCGCACGAGTATCGAGGACCTGCAAGCTCTTCTCCTGCGGGATCCCGCGCAGCCGTCCGACACACATCTGGCGGCAGGGGCGCCTTGGCGCTGCGGCATGGCACCGGCCGAGGCCCTCGCGGCAGCACGCATGACTCTGCCGCTGGGCACGCGCCTCGCCGCGGGGACCCTGCGCACCCTCGCCCGCACCCAACTCGTGGGAGCCGGACCACGATCCGGTCTGATTCCCGGCCCGCGCCGACAAGTCGGCGCCCAGCTGCCACCCAGCTGCACAGGGCAGGAAGCGACGCTGCTGTTTCCCGTGGTGCTCGCGGAGGCCCGCCGCTGGGGGCTTTCCGAGACGGAGACGGAGGAGTTGCTGCCCGCGGCCGAACGTTGCCTCCAGTGGCTGCGGACCGCTGGCGGCGACGGTACGTATCTGGCGGACCCGCACCCGGGCGGGCCATGGCGCTGTGAGACACAGGCACACGCCCACCGGGCCGCTCTGCTGGGCGCCGACCTCCTCGACGCGTACGGCAGGGCAGGCGGCGTCGGGCTGCGGCAGTGGGCGGGGGAGATGCGGACCGCGTTCCGGGAGGACTTCTGGATCGAGGAGCGAGGAGGCGGCAGACCGGCCGCGGCTCGTCTGCCGGGCGGACGGATCCTTCCGCACCTCGGCTCCGGCGGTGTCCACCTGCTCGACACCGGCTTGCTCGGCGCAGGGGCACCCGCGCCGGGTCTGCTCGACAAGGTGCAGACGGAACAGCTCGCACGTCTGCTCGGCGGACCCGCAATGGACTCGGGCTGGGGGCTGCGCAGCCTCGGCGCGAAGGAGCCGGGTTACAACCCCTTCGGGCATCGGAGCGGGTCCGTGCGCGTCCACGAGACGGCTCTCGCCGTGGCGGGGCTGGCCGCCGCGGGCTACGAGAAGGAGGCGAGTGCGCTGTTGCTGGGCGTGCTGGCGGCAGCCGAGACCTTCGGCCACCGGCTGCCGGAGATGTACGCGGGGGAGCAGCGAACGGAGGGCGGTTCCCCGGTTCCGCATCCCACTGCCTGCAGACCGGCGGCCACGGCCGCGGCCGCCGGTGTCCTCCTGCTCACCACGCTCGCCGGAATCCGTCCCGACGCCCCGGCGCGCACGGTGACGCTGCGTCCGGTGCGCGGTGCGCCTCTGGGCGAGATCGGGCTGACCGGCCTGCGTGTCGCGGGCGCCCCCTTCTCCGTACGTGTCAGCAGACTCGGTCTGGCCATGGTCGAGGAGGCGGCCGAGGGGCTTCAGCTGGGGGCGTGA
- a CDS encoding DUF4192 domain-containing protein, translated as MGRFGRREGHGGTVREGHDGKASAGSAHAAVGGAHGATGSLSPDHQVTLRTPAELADALPYLLGYRPEDSIVLVALHDRDGRGRFGGRARLGIPNHADDWPSVAQQLTHGLVKGSERRGALPESMVAFLCQEPGEGESGRAVMERLRPLAQLLRKACGVLDVPVVEALCISDGRFWSYCCPSEHCCPSGGTSMGLPGTSVLAAAATYAGLQVRGTLRQLRARLTPWESKAAQEQESALDAVSMALIPRILDDGSRAGVAARTLELAHQVMRRFADATSAALAPGTLPADLRDDELLRHEEAATLILGLQDRTTRDRAAEWMEGDEAGPALRLWRALARRCVGSYGEHAAAPLTLAGWVAWSSGDELEAREALAMALGADSGYLFARLLHQACNEGLDPESIRRCLRGERADRVDGEVLASPVEGVGPSDVDGPPPHVPAGHEELGGPGGSARVPARRRRRSRVTEGAVDRPGSRPAGTGGTRRPRSTSSGSGVPAEGGSGRGGDSTGPSGGGSNGGPARSRRSAGNAVSTRNAGSAEGAGQPGMSKSESKGET; from the coding sequence ATGGGTCGCTTCGGACGGCGGGAGGGCCATGGCGGAACGGTGCGGGAGGGCCACGACGGTAAGGCCTCGGCCGGCTCGGCACACGCCGCGGTCGGCGGCGCACATGGCGCGACCGGCAGCCTGTCTCCGGACCACCAGGTCACCCTCCGCACTCCGGCCGAACTGGCCGATGCCCTGCCGTACCTGCTCGGGTACCGGCCCGAGGACAGCATCGTGCTCGTCGCCCTGCACGACAGGGACGGGCGTGGCCGCTTCGGCGGACGGGCCCGACTCGGCATCCCGAACCACGCGGACGACTGGCCGTCCGTCGCGCAGCAGCTGACGCACGGCCTGGTGAAGGGCAGCGAGCGCAGGGGTGCCCTGCCCGAGAGCATGGTCGCCTTCCTCTGTCAGGAACCCGGGGAAGGAGAGTCGGGCCGGGCAGTGATGGAACGCCTGCGTCCGCTCGCGCAACTGCTGCGCAAGGCCTGCGGAGTGCTCGACGTGCCGGTGGTCGAGGCACTGTGCATCTCGGACGGCCGCTTCTGGTCGTACTGCTGCCCCAGCGAACACTGCTGTCCCTCGGGCGGTACGTCCATGGGGCTGCCGGGCACGTCCGTGCTGGCCGCGGCCGCCACCTACGCCGGGCTTCAGGTGCGGGGCACCCTGCGGCAGTTGCGGGCGAGGCTCACTCCGTGGGAGAGCAAGGCGGCGCAGGAGCAGGAATCCGCCCTCGACGCGGTGAGCATGGCGCTGATCCCCCGAATTCTGGACGACGGGAGCCGTGCCGGTGTCGCGGCCAGGACCTTGGAGCTTGCCCACCAGGTCATGCGCCGGTTCGCCGACGCCACCTCCGCCGCCCTTGCCCCCGGGACACTGCCGGCGGATCTCCGGGACGACGAGCTCCTGCGGCACGAGGAGGCGGCCACGTTGATCCTCGGTCTGCAGGACCGCACGACACGGGACCGGGCGGCGGAGTGGATGGAGGGGGACGAGGCCGGACCGGCCCTGCGCCTCTGGAGGGCGCTGGCACGCCGCTGCGTCGGCTCGTACGGGGAGCACGCAGCGGCGCCGCTCACGCTCGCCGGGTGGGTCGCCTGGTCCTCCGGCGACGAACTGGAGGCCCGCGAAGCGCTCGCCATGGCGCTCGGAGCGGATTCCGGGTACCTCTTCGCCCGGCTGCTCCACCAAGCGTGCAACGAGGGACTGGACCCGGAGTCGATCCGCCGCTGTCTACGGGGAGAGCGCGCCGATCGTGTAGACGGTGAGGTGCTCGCCTCGCCGGTGGAGGGTGTGGGGCCGTCGGACGTCGATGGGCCGCCCCCACATGTTCCGGCGGGGCATGAGGAGCTCGGAGGACCTGGGGGGTCTGCCAGGGTTCCCGCTCGCCGCCGACGCAGGTCGCGGGTCACGGAGGGTGCAGTTGACCGGCCCGGTTCCCGACCGGCCGGTACCGGTGGCACGCGCCGTCCTCGTTCCACTTCTTCCGGCTCCGGGGTGCCCGCAGAGGGTGGCTCAGGCCGAGGCGGTGACAGCACTGGCCCAAGCGGCGGCGGCAGCAATGGTGGTCCGGCTCGCTCTCGCCGCAGTGCGGGGAATGCGGTGAGTACGCGGAATGCGGGGAGCGCTGAAGGTGCCGGGCAGCCCGGAATGTCGAAGAGCGAGTCGAAGGGGGAGACGTGA